The following are encoded together in the Kribbella voronezhensis genome:
- a CDS encoding M16 family metallopeptidase: MTSQALTTPPSVAPPRPWKFPLSTTTTTRAGTPVHVFDRPGQYVATVRVTIALPLFAEPRELEGIATIMSRTLDEGTEFRSANEFAAALERHGAAYGVDVSSDALHVEISVPTSHLAPAVKLLAEAVTRPAFNAEDVGRHVTIRLGEINQERANAGYRAREAFAAHLFDSSVRRSRPTAGTPDTIRPLTNVQVAEFYRENIGPARAQILFAGDATGVDVAAIVDDAFGDWTSSAGPASEVPEPQYVLGDRVVLVNRPGSVQSQLLIGCPGPDRREDIWGAAAVANHVVGGTITSRIDTVLREEKGYTYGTRSSFNAPRKGGTFTLGGAVRTEVTGAAITEALRILHEARDGLTDREVQEAQDNLIRTAPLRYEQADSIAQQVGSNIAVGVPLDFADTYLAQIAATTAEIATDAYNRYVGTNGLLVIVVGEAKDVRPQLTALNLGNLIEL; the protein is encoded by the coding sequence ATGACCAGCCAGGCCTTGACCACACCGCCCTCGGTCGCCCCGCCGCGGCCCTGGAAGTTCCCGCTGTCGACCACGACGACCACCCGGGCCGGCACACCGGTGCACGTGTTCGACCGGCCCGGTCAGTACGTCGCCACCGTGCGCGTCACGATCGCGCTGCCGCTGTTCGCCGAGCCGCGCGAGCTCGAAGGCATCGCGACGATCATGTCGCGCACGCTCGACGAAGGCACCGAGTTCAGGTCGGCCAACGAGTTCGCGGCCGCCTTGGAGCGCCACGGCGCGGCGTACGGGGTGGACGTCAGCTCCGACGCGCTGCACGTCGAGATCTCGGTGCCGACCTCACATCTGGCACCGGCCGTGAAGCTGCTCGCTGAAGCAGTCACGCGGCCCGCCTTCAATGCAGAGGACGTCGGTCGCCACGTGACGATCAGGCTCGGTGAGATCAACCAGGAGCGCGCCAACGCGGGCTACCGCGCCCGCGAAGCTTTCGCGGCCCATCTCTTCGATTCGTCCGTACGCCGTTCGCGCCCGACCGCCGGTACGCCGGACACGATCCGGCCGCTGACGAACGTCCAGGTGGCCGAGTTCTACCGCGAGAACATCGGACCGGCGCGTGCGCAGATCCTGTTCGCCGGCGATGCCACCGGTGTGGATGTCGCTGCGATCGTCGATGACGCTTTCGGTGACTGGACCTCTTCCGCGGGTCCCGCATCGGAGGTGCCGGAGCCGCAGTACGTGCTGGGCGACCGCGTAGTACTGGTGAACCGGCCTGGCTCGGTGCAGAGCCAGCTGCTGATCGGCTGCCCGGGTCCGGACCGTCGCGAGGACATCTGGGGAGCGGCCGCTGTCGCGAACCACGTGGTGGGCGGGACGATCACCTCTCGCATCGACACCGTGCTGCGCGAGGAGAAGGGGTACACGTACGGCACCCGCAGCAGCTTCAACGCACCCCGCAAGGGTGGCACCTTCACCCTCGGCGGCGCCGTCCGCACCGAGGTGACCGGCGCCGCGATCACCGAGGCGCTCCGCATCCTCCACGAAGCCCGCGACGGCCTCACCGACCGCGAGGTCCAAGAAGCACAGGACAACCTGATCCGCACCGCTCCCCTGCGCTACGAACAGGCCGACTCCATCGCCCAGCAGGTCGGCAGCAACATCGCCGTCGGCGTACCCCTCGACTTCGCCGACACCTACCTCGCCCAGATCGCCGCCACCACCGCCG